One genomic window of Flavobacteriales bacterium includes the following:
- a CDS encoding GIY-YIG nuclease family protein, with the protein MKRGGHVYIMTNKAKTTLYCGVSSNLVQRVQQHKEHIHPKGFTAKYNLELLVYYEGFHRIEEAIAREKQIKGGSRKAKETLINALNPEWKDLFDEIIEW; encoded by the coding sequence ATGAAACGCGGAGGCCACGTTTACATTATGACCAATAAAGCCAAGACCACACTCTACTGTGGCGTTAGCTCTAACCTAGTTCAACGGGTACAGCAACACAAGGAGCATATTCACCCCAAAGGATTCACGGCCAAGTACAATCTTGAATTGCTCGTTTATTATGAAGGGTTTCATCGAATTGAAGAAGCGATTGCTCGGGAGAAGCAGATAAAAGGAGGCTCTCGAAAAGCAAAGGAGACCTTAATAAATGCTTTGAATCCTGAATGGAAGGATCTTTTTGACGAGATCATTGAGTGGTAA
- a CDS encoding TolC family protein, which produces MNTDLDNTLNNARHREGGTTEAISKSNVIARNEAICFGYDRILRGIASFLAMTLFVTLSTNSQAQDVLSRDEAMKLALEHNYDIQVAQKTVETAENNASIYNSGYLPTASASGAGNVTYNAGQNETVQGTNKYSATDAYSYNASLGINYTIFNGLGRMYNYKQLKEQHSLSELQAKQIIENTILQLSSAYFEIARLTETVEVLKNTLSISKQRLKRSNYSYDYGQSTQLDVLNSEVDVNNDSINLLNTQQQLENAKRNLNLIMGRTLENDFNVDTNVTFALAFTSEELIAKALERNVQIEQTQSQLRNSEFAIKASRAGWFPSLSANAAYAYQGQKNPNGAFLTGSTSYGPQAGLSLSWNIFDGGTTKTRQQNAKIALESQKIQQERTTASVQRDVLNAYSTYQNALFVLKAQSGNLATTKRNFERSNEMYKQGQITSIEFRQAQLNLLNAESNLSQAKYNAKNAELQLKQLAGVLLEE; this is translated from the coding sequence ATGAACACGGATTTAGATAATACTTTGAACAACGCACGTCATCGCGAAGGAGGGACGACTGAAGCAATCTCCAAGTCCAACGTCATTGCGAGGAACGAAGCAATCTGTTTCGGTTACGATAGGATTCTCCGTGGGATTGCTTCGTTCCTCGCAATGACGCTATTTGTAACTCTCAGCACAAACTCGCAAGCCCAAGACGTACTCAGCAGAGATGAAGCCATGAAACTGGCGTTAGAACACAACTACGACATTCAAGTGGCGCAGAAAACAGTGGAAACGGCTGAGAACAATGCCAGCATTTACAACAGCGGCTACCTTCCCACCGCATCTGCATCTGGTGCCGGAAACGTGACCTATAATGCGGGTCAGAATGAGACCGTGCAAGGCACCAACAAATACTCGGCAACCGATGCTTACAGCTACAACGCCTCGTTGGGAATCAACTACACCATTTTCAACGGACTGGGCCGTATGTACAATTACAAGCAATTGAAAGAGCAGCACAGCCTCAGCGAATTGCAGGCAAAGCAGATCATTGAGAACACCATACTTCAGCTCTCTTCGGCATACTTTGAAATTGCACGTCTCACCGAAACGGTTGAGGTTCTGAAAAACACCTTAAGTATTTCTAAGCAGCGTCTGAAACGTTCCAACTACAGCTACGATTACGGACAATCAACCCAACTGGACGTTTTGAACTCGGAAGTGGATGTGAACAACGATAGCATCAATCTACTGAACACGCAGCAGCAATTGGAAAACGCCAAACGGAATCTCAATCTCATAATGGGTCGGACCTTGGAAAACGATTTCAACGTGGATACGAACGTGACCTTTGCCCTAGCATTTACATCCGAAGAGTTGATTGCCAAAGCATTGGAACGCAACGTGCAGATAGAGCAAACGCAAAGCCAGTTGCGCAACAGCGAATTTGCCATCAAAGCAAGCCGTGCCGGCTGGTTTCCTTCGCTTTCCGCCAATGCTGCTTACGCGTATCAAGGTCAAAAGAATCCGAACGGTGCATTCCTTACCGGAAGTACGAGCTACGGGCCGCAGGCCGGATTGAGTCTGAGTTGGAACATCTTTGATGGAGGAACGACCAAGACAAGACAGCAGAATGCCAAAATCGCCTTGGAATCGCAGAAAATACAGCAAGAACGAACCACAGCTTCTGTGCAGCGCGATGTGCTTAACGCCTACTCTACTTACCAGAACGCGCTTTTTGTACTGAAAGCACAATCAGGCAACCTTGCCACCACTAAGCGCAACTTCGAGCGAAGCAACGAAATGTACAAGCAAGGTCAGATTACGTCCATCGAGTTCCGCCAAGCACAATTGAACTTGCTCAATGCCGAAAGCAATCTCAGTCAGGCCAAGTACAACGCCAAGAATGCCGAGTTGCAGTTGAAGCAATTGGCGGGTGTGCTTTTGGAGGAATGA
- a CDS encoding efflux RND transporter permease subunit, whose protein sequence is MKSIISHFIKYPVAVNVSILAFVVLGAAGMLTLKSSFFPLQDSKIVTVSVAYPGASPQEMEEGVVLKIEDNLRGLVGVDRFTSASSENAAVITIESEKGYDIDVLLADVKNAVDKVPSFPAEMEPPVVAKNENLNVSIEFEVSGENISLKTLKAIGREVENDLRAIDGISQVDLKGFPSEEITVSVNEEKLRAYGLTFREVSAAVANNNILVTGGSIKTVAEDYLIRVNNRAYYSDEMDNIILKTEPTGGIVRLKDVAVVADAWSESPDRTYFNGESSVSLTVSTTNNEDLIQAAAKVTEFSKDFNETHDNVQISITSDRSELIIQRTELLLTNGVQGILLVLFFLSLFLRPRLAAWVAFGIPISFMGMFMFASYFDVTINVLSLFGMIIVIGILVDDGIVIAENIFHHHEKGKDRIQAAIDGTMEVLPAIVSAILTTLVAFSTFFFLDGRIGEFFGEVSIVVILTLSFSLLEALIILPAHVAHSKALSPTQKTYWFNKWGNTAMEFMRDRLYSPVLHFFMRYKLIGFSIMIALFMITIGAISGGIIKTTFFPVIASDQVNVTLKMPQGINPEVTDSIISLIEEVVWEVNEEYTAKQSGGKQVVENVIKRIGPGTANASLKINLLPGEERDFTAGDIAESIAALAGEHPSAESLIFDSGSNFGGKPVSVSLLSYNIEELKGAKLELKEKLKENTLLRDISDNDPAGIKEIKVKLKDKAYVLGFTLNDVISQVRSGFNGLQIQRFQRGQDEIIVWVRYERDNRSSIKDFDNMRIVSAKGDRVPLSEIAEYTIERGEISINHLDGKREIKVEADLKNPKESASDVLTDIQENIMPELRSKYPTVSALYEGQNREASKVTGSAGKVFPLILFFIYIIIAFTFRSYVQPLLLLVMIPFALIGVAWGHWVHGFPINVLSFLGIIALIGIIVNDGLVLISKFNSYLQEGHPFDEALIHAGKSRFRAIFLTSVTTVAGLSPLILEKSRQAQFLIPMAISIAYGIIIATILTLIMLPMLISVANTAKVYLKWLWEGRRPSKEEVEPAVEELPSARGEE, encoded by the coding sequence ATGAAATCCATTATATCCCATTTTATTAAATACCCGGTTGCGGTCAACGTTTCCATTCTGGCATTCGTTGTGCTTGGTGCAGCTGGTATGCTCACACTGAAATCGAGCTTCTTCCCGCTTCAAGATTCCAAGATCGTTACGGTGAGTGTGGCTTATCCTGGCGCATCGCCACAGGAAATGGAAGAAGGCGTGGTTCTGAAGATCGAGGACAACTTGCGCGGCTTGGTTGGTGTGGACAGGTTCACTTCAGCCTCATCAGAAAACGCTGCGGTAATTACCATAGAATCTGAAAAAGGCTACGATATAGATGTGCTTTTGGCAGACGTGAAGAACGCGGTGGATAAGGTTCCTTCCTTCCCTGCCGAGATGGAACCGCCCGTTGTTGCCAAGAATGAAAACCTCAACGTTTCCATCGAATTTGAAGTCAGTGGTGAGAACATTTCCTTGAAAACGCTGAAAGCGATTGGTCGAGAAGTGGAAAATGACCTTCGCGCCATTGATGGTATTTCGCAGGTTGATCTAAAAGGATTTCCGAGTGAGGAGATCACCGTTTCTGTGAATGAAGAAAAGCTCCGTGCCTACGGATTGACCTTCAGAGAAGTATCTGCAGCTGTAGCCAACAACAATATTCTGGTAACGGGTGGTTCCATCAAAACGGTGGCAGAAGACTACTTGATACGTGTCAATAATCGCGCTTACTATTCGGATGAGATGGACAACATCATTCTGAAGACAGAACCGACCGGAGGTATTGTGCGATTGAAAGATGTGGCCGTGGTGGCCGATGCTTGGTCAGAATCGCCAGACAGGACCTATTTCAATGGCGAATCTTCGGTATCGTTAACAGTTAGCACTACCAATAACGAAGACCTGATTCAGGCTGCAGCCAAAGTCACGGAGTTTTCAAAGGATTTTAATGAGACACACGATAACGTTCAGATCAGCATCACAAGCGACCGGTCAGAACTCATCATTCAACGAACAGAACTGCTTCTGACGAACGGTGTTCAAGGAATTTTGCTCGTATTATTCTTCCTGTCGCTGTTTTTGAGGCCTCGTTTGGCAGCTTGGGTGGCATTCGGAATTCCGATCTCGTTCATGGGTATGTTCATGTTTGCCTCCTATTTTGATGTGACGATCAATGTGCTTTCGCTATTCGGAATGATCATCGTTATCGGTATTCTGGTAGATGATGGAATTGTAATAGCGGAGAACATTTTCCATCATCACGAAAAAGGAAAAGACCGCATTCAGGCCGCCATTGACGGAACCATGGAAGTGTTGCCGGCCATCGTTTCTGCCATCCTTACTACGCTTGTAGCGTTCTCAACCTTCTTCTTTTTGGATGGAAGGATCGGAGAATTCTTTGGCGAGGTTTCCATTGTGGTCATTCTCACCCTTTCGTTCTCGTTGCTTGAGGCGTTGATCATCCTGCCAGCTCACGTTGCACATTCAAAAGCACTTTCGCCAACCCAAAAAACCTACTGGTTCAACAAATGGGGAAATACGGCCATGGAATTCATGCGCGACCGTTTGTATTCGCCTGTGTTGCATTTTTTCATGCGCTACAAGCTTATCGGATTCTCCATCATGATCGCCCTGTTCATGATCACCATTGGTGCCATCAGTGGTGGGATCATCAAAACCACCTTCTTCCCTGTCATTGCTTCCGATCAGGTAAATGTGACGCTGAAAATGCCGCAGGGAATCAATCCTGAAGTGACAGATTCCATCATCTCTTTGATCGAAGAAGTCGTTTGGGAAGTGAATGAAGAATACACGGCCAAACAATCTGGTGGAAAGCAAGTGGTGGAGAATGTGATCAAACGTATTGGTCCGGGAACAGCAAATGCATCTTTAAAGATCAATCTGCTACCAGGCGAAGAGCGCGATTTTACAGCTGGTGATATTGCTGAATCGATTGCAGCATTGGCTGGCGAACATCCTTCTGCCGAAAGCCTGATCTTCGATTCGGGTTCGAACTTCGGAGGAAAACCCGTTTCTGTTTCGCTGCTCAGCTACAACATTGAAGAGCTGAAAGGCGCCAAACTGGAACTGAAAGAGAAGCTGAAGGAAAACACGCTGCTTCGCGATATCAGCGATAACGATCCTGCTGGTATCAAGGAGATCAAGGTGAAATTGAAAGACAAAGCTTATGTGCTTGGTTTCACGCTGAATGATGTCATCAGCCAAGTACGTTCTGGTTTTAACGGACTTCAAATTCAACGCTTTCAGCGCGGACAGGATGAGATCATTGTTTGGGTTCGATATGAGCGTGACAACCGCTCTTCCATCAAGGATTTTGACAACATGCGTATCGTTTCGGCAAAAGGAGATCGCGTTCCGCTGAGCGAAATTGCCGAATACACCATCGAACGTGGCGAGATCAGCATCAATCACTTGGATGGAAAACGCGAGATCAAAGTAGAAGCTGACCTTAAAAACCCAAAGGAAAGTGCATCGGATGTATTGACCGATATTCAGGAGAATATCATGCCCGAACTTCGGTCTAAATATCCAACTGTTTCTGCGTTGTATGAAGGTCAGAATCGCGAAGCATCGAAAGTTACCGGATCGGCAGGAAAGGTGTTCCCACTCATCTTGTTCTTCATTTACATCATCATCGCCTTTACTTTCCGCTCTTACGTTCAGCCGCTGTTGCTCCTCGTGATGATTCCATTTGCACTGATCGGTGTGGCTTGGGGACATTGGGTTCACGGATTTCCGATCAACGTGCTTTCCTTCCTCGGAATCATTGCACTTATCGGTATTATCGTCAACGATGGACTGGTACTCATCAGCAAGTTCAATAGCTATTTGCAGGAAGGTCATCCGTTTGATGAAGCCTTGATCCATGCCGGAAAATCGCGTTTCCGTGCCATTTTCCTCACTTCTGTGACAACCGTTGCCGGACTTTCTCCCCTGATCTTGGAAAAGAGCAGGCAAGCGCAATTCCTCATTCCAATGGCCATTTCCATTGCCTACGGAATCATCATTGCAACCATTCTCACCCTGATCATGTTGCCGATGTTGATCTCTGTAGCCAACACCGCCAAAGTTTACCTGAAGTGGCTTTGGGAAGGTAGAAGACCAAGCAAGGAAGAGGTTGAACCTGCGGTGGAGGAATTACCGAGTGCGAGAGGGGAAGAATGA